One part of the Algibacter sp. L1A34 genome encodes these proteins:
- a CDS encoding sulfatase gives MKRLVLAIVFYGLFTTAYGQSIRGGKLSKSERKPNFIQILTDDQGWGDLGSFGHEFIKTPYIDQLAREGIKLVQCYSSAAVCSPSRSSILTGRTPFRNGVFRWVPADHFCHLQKDEVTLPQLLREHGYQTTHFGKWHLSNYTEKKQGERQWPQPYTDFGFGTDPNQPSMDDYGYDYWFATGNVARPSHENPGNFFLNGKPMGAMNGYSAQLVAKEVVKWIREYRNSNQPFFMTLWFHEPHGPIMSDPKFIEKYDDEIDDPNLKQYYANVTQIDEAVGEIVRVMKEEGIYDDTLIWYTSDNGPEGDNEFGFPVKIDNAGSARYRGNTGGLRGRKRHTHEGGIRVPGIISWPAGFKRSGVMPGGIAEEPIIGSDIFSTFLDIAGIDLPKHITLDGTSILPIFENKKFHREKPLYWRNNSNEFKVALREGDWKILANGDLTSFELYNLAIDPRETTDLSAHEPKLFERLKKALMEYDDEVLTEGPDWWKNDRVGNTIPEKYYKKY, from the coding sequence ATGAAAAGACTTGTTTTAGCCATTGTATTTTATGGTTTGTTTACCACCGCCTATGGTCAGAGTATTCGTGGAGGCAAACTTTCTAAAAGTGAGAGAAAACCCAATTTTATCCAAATTCTTACAGATGATCAGGGTTGGGGTGACCTTGGTTCTTTTGGACATGAATTTATAAAAACCCCCTACATCGATCAATTGGCTAGGGAAGGCATCAAATTAGTACAATGCTATTCATCTGCTGCAGTTTGTTCCCCTTCTCGCTCATCTATATTAACAGGCAGAACTCCGTTTCGTAACGGTGTTTTCAGATGGGTGCCCGCAGACCATTTCTGTCATTTGCAAAAGGATGAAGTGACATTGCCACAGTTGTTAAGAGAACATGGATATCAAACAACTCATTTTGGAAAATGGCATCTAAGTAATTATACAGAGAAAAAGCAGGGAGAACGTCAGTGGCCACAGCCATACACAGACTTTGGTTTTGGTACTGACCCAAATCAGCCAAGTATGGATGACTATGGGTACGATTATTGGTTTGCAACCGGGAATGTAGCAAGGCCCTCTCATGAGAATCCGGGTAATTTTTTCCTTAATGGAAAGCCAATGGGAGCGATGAACGGTTATTCTGCTCAACTTGTGGCGAAAGAGGTTGTGAAGTGGATTCGAGAGTATCGAAATAGCAATCAGCCTTTTTTTATGACACTTTGGTTTCATGAACCCCATGGACCAATAATGAGCGATCCGAAGTTTATTGAAAAATATGATGATGAAATAGACGATCCCAACCTTAAGCAATACTACGCCAATGTGACCCAAATAGATGAAGCAGTTGGAGAAATTGTACGTGTTATGAAAGAAGAAGGGATTTACGATGACACGTTAATCTGGTATACGAGTGACAACGGCCCAGAAGGAGATAATGAATTTGGGTTTCCTGTTAAAATAGACAATGCTGGTAGTGCAAGGTATCGTGGAAACACCGGAGGACTAAGAGGTAGAAAACGACACACTCATGAAGGAGGTATTCGAGTTCCAGGGATTATATCTTGGCCTGCTGGTTTTAAGAGAAGTGGTGTGATGCCAGGAGGAATTGCAGAAGAGCCCATTATTGGTTCCGATATATTTTCAACCTTTTTGGATATTGCAGGAATTGACTTGCCAAAACACATTACCCTTGATGGTACTTCTATTTTGCCAATTTTTGAGAACAAAAAATTCCACAGAGAAAAACCACTTTATTGGAGGAACAACAGTAATGAGTTTAAGGTAGCATTAAGAGAAGGCGATTGGAAAATACTAGCTAATGGTGATCTAACAAGTTTCGAGTTATACAATCTTGCTATTGATCCAAGGGAAACAACTGATTTATCTGCTCATGAACCAAAGCTATTTGAAAGGCTAAAAAAAGCACTTATGGAATATGATGATGAAGTACTCACAGAAGGTCCAGATTGGTGGAAAAATGATAGAGTAGGAAATACTATACCGGAGAAATACTATAAAAAATACTAA
- a CDS encoding SusC/RagA family TonB-linked outer membrane protein produces the protein MKKLLSAFMLFNSMLLLGQTQNVSGLVVDKNENPLPGATIIVKGSKVGGVTDFDGNFTIKVSEPVDDKLLIVSYIGYKEQLVSLLSNRNLKIIMLEDTEALDEVVVIGYGSVKKSDLTGAVVSVKAKEITKVGAVSLDQALAGRAAGVLVTQTSGVPGAGASIRIRGITSTNGSEPLYVVDGIPFDNEQIEGLNAESQSASMSPLSTINPSDIESIEVLKDASSTAIYGSRGANGVILITTKTGKSGKGKVQISSDTGLAQIRKYYDVLDANEYTIVRNEAYTNDGDPNRVSQDDLQSALAGELPTTNWQDEIFRTGQSTNFNVGISGGSEATTYNFSTNISNIDGILKGTDFNRIASRLNLDTKVNDKLSFGTRINYTNVTSNQKSTSTNTEGAYGTNSVISRALRTAPTVASDAVFEFDDVDGTNGDLTLYSPLEALEGNIYNNIINEFRGSVFLKYKLNKNMYFRSDVSYYTRYVGQTFYQLKSLSTRSGTQDGRSGWAKTQDSRSTGLVNQNTFNYNFDFGKKHKFTTMIGQSINTSQSFSVRTSNFGFANDILGIYDPGSATYQDDDVISAVDSNLLSFFGRLNYNYNSKLLFTFTARADASSRFAENNKWGFFPAAAAAYNLHKENFIKNTNVISNLKLRLSYGYSGNQSVAPYQSLSILGTDQHIFGDGSGGEAAVTIVAPAQLPNADLKWEYTKQLDFGIDFGLYKNKITGTVEYYNKITEDLLFNGIDIPSHSGFTDFTKNYGSLETNGFEFSMNANIISKPKFSWTLGGNVSFGKTIIKDLPADYVQAGLQWGIVTDTQRLIIGEEFGAFYGYKTAGIAQFDDFVEFQGLSEQERIDTYNANPAANYTLVEGVTGKAPRSTTQLNPGAQLYEDIDGNGIINGEDQQVIGRAQPDVVFGINNSFSFGNIDLSFFIDGQVGNEIANMMSLQTLAFSGNQQSSIVKEAWTATDPSSVYPRLNSENNGQYVFSDRFIENGSFIRLQNITLGYNFPRKVTQSLGLNNLRLYTSASNLFVITKYSGYNPDVSLSGTRVISLGHDNAAYPVPSLIRIGVNVQF, from the coding sequence ATGAAAAAATTATTAAGTGCATTTATGTTGTTTAACTCAATGCTGTTATTGGGTCAAACGCAGAATGTTTCTGGGCTTGTTGTAGATAAAAATGAAAACCCTCTTCCTGGTGCTACAATAATTGTAAAAGGAAGTAAAGTTGGTGGTGTCACTGATTTTGATGGGAACTTTACGATCAAAGTTTCAGAACCAGTAGATGATAAATTATTAATAGTTTCTTATATTGGATATAAAGAACAACTTGTTTCTTTATTGAGTAATAGGAATCTTAAAATTATCATGTTAGAAGATACCGAGGCCTTAGATGAGGTAGTTGTTATTGGTTATGGTTCGGTAAAGAAGAGCGATTTAACGGGAGCTGTTGTATCCGTAAAAGCTAAAGAGATTACCAAAGTAGGAGCCGTATCTTTAGATCAGGCATTGGCTGGTAGAGCAGCAGGTGTATTGGTAACACAAACCTCTGGTGTTCCAGGTGCTGGGGCAAGTATTAGAATTAGAGGTATTACTTCTACGAATGGTTCAGAACCTTTGTATGTTGTAGATGGTATCCCTTTTGATAACGAGCAAATAGAGGGCTTAAATGCTGAAAGTCAATCAGCGAGTATGAGTCCTTTGTCAACAATTAACCCGTCTGATATAGAGTCTATTGAGGTTTTAAAAGATGCTTCTTCTACGGCTATTTACGGATCAAGAGGGGCAAACGGAGTTATTTTAATTACTACAAAAACAGGGAAGTCAGGGAAAGGAAAAGTGCAAATTAGCTCTGATACTGGTTTGGCACAGATAAGAAAATATTATGATGTACTTGATGCTAATGAGTATACTATAGTTAGGAACGAGGCGTATACAAATGATGGTGATCCAAATCGTGTTTCTCAAGATGATTTACAAAGTGCTCTTGCAGGAGAGTTGCCTACAACAAATTGGCAAGATGAAATCTTTAGAACAGGTCAAAGTACAAATTTTAATGTAGGTATAAGTGGAGGTAGTGAGGCTACTACATATAATTTTTCTACTAATATTTCCAATATTGATGGAATACTTAAAGGAACAGATTTTAATCGTATCGCAAGTCGTTTGAATTTAGATACAAAGGTGAATGATAAATTGTCCTTTGGAACAAGAATTAATTACACAAATGTAACGTCAAATCAAAAAAGTACATCAACGAATACAGAAGGTGCATACGGAACAAATAGTGTTATTAGTAGAGCGCTTAGAACCGCACCAACTGTTGCTTCTGATGCTGTTTTTGAGTTTGATGATGTTGATGGAACTAATGGTGACTTGACTTTATATTCTCCATTAGAAGCTTTAGAAGGTAATATATATAATAACATTATTAATGAATTTAGAGGAAGTGTGTTCTTGAAATACAAATTAAATAAAAACATGTACTTTAGGTCAGATGTATCCTATTATACTAGATATGTTGGACAAACATTTTATCAGTTAAAATCTCTTTCTACAAGAAGCGGTACTCAAGATGGTAGAAGTGGATGGGCAAAAACCCAGGATAGTAGGTCTACGGGACTTGTAAATCAAAATACTTTTAATTATAATTTTGATTTTGGGAAGAAACACAAATTCACAACAATGATTGGTCAGTCTATCAATACGAGTCAGAGTTTCTCTGTTAGAACGTCGAATTTTGGTTTTGCCAATGATATTTTAGGTATCTATGACCCAGGATCTGCAACATATCAAGATGATGATGTTATTAGTGCTGTTGATTCTAACTTGCTTTCATTCTTTGGTAGGTTAAATTATAATTATAACAGTAAGTTACTTTTTACATTTACGGCTAGAGCGGATGCTTCTTCAAGATTTGCAGAAAATAATAAATGGGGGTTTTTCCCAGCAGCAGCTGCGGCATACAATCTTCATAAAGAGAATTTTATCAAAAACACGAATGTAATATCCAATTTAAAATTAAGATTAAGTTACGGATATTCTGGAAATCAATCTGTAGCACCATATCAATCATTGTCTATTCTAGGAACAGATCAACATATCTTTGGAGATGGTAGTGGAGGTGAAGCTGCAGTTACTATTGTTGCTCCTGCGCAATTACCAAATGCAGACTTAAAATGGGAATATACAAAGCAGTTAGATTTTGGAATAGATTTTGGATTGTATAAAAATAAAATAACAGGTACTGTAGAATACTATAATAAAATAACAGAAGATTTACTCTTTAATGGCATAGATATTCCTTCGCATTCTGGTTTTACTGATTTTACTAAAAATTATGGATCTCTTGAAACGAATGGATTTGAGTTTTCTATGAATGCTAATATTATTAGCAAACCAAAATTTAGTTGGACTTTAGGAGGAAATGTAAGTTTTGGGAAAACCATTATTAAAGATTTGCCAGCAGATTATGTTCAAGCTGGTTTACAATGGGGTATTGTTACAGACACTCAAAGATTAATTATAGGTGAAGAATTTGGTGCTTTCTACGGATATAAAACTGCTGGAATAGCGCAGTTTGATGATTTTGTAGAATTTCAAGGCCTTTCAGAACAAGAGCGCATAGATACATATAATGCAAATCCAGCAGCTAACTATACATTGGTTGAAGGAGTAACAGGAAAAGCACCTAGAAGTACTACACAGCTAAACCCAGGGGCACAATTATATGAGGATATTGATGGAAATGGAATTATAAACGGGGAGGATCAACAAGTAATTGGTAGAGCACAACCTGATGTGGTTTTTGGAATAAATAATTCATTCTCATTTGGAAATATTGACCTTAGCTTCTTCATAGATGGACAAGTAGGTAATGAGATTGCTAACATGATGTCTTTACAGACCTTAGCTTTTAGTGGTAACCAGCAATCGAGTATAGTTAAGGAGGCTTGGACAGCTACAGATCCAAGCTCAGTTTATCCAAGATTAAATAGCGAAAATAATGGACAATATGTTTTTAGTGATAGGTTTATTGAAAATGGTTCATTTATTAGGTTGCAAAATATAACCTTAGGTTATAATTTCCCTAGAAAGGTAACGCAAAGTTTAGGACTGAATAATCTGAGATTATACACTTCAGCATCAAATTTATTTGTAATTACTAAGTATTCTGGATATAATCCTGATGTTTCGCTTTCAGGAACCCGAGTTATCAGTCTTGGTCATGATAATGCAGCCTATCCTGTTCCTTCTTTGATAAGAATTGGTGTTAATGTACAATTTTAA
- a CDS encoding alpha-L-fucosidase, whose amino-acid sequence MNIFNKSNLSLVVFCLLIAFSSRAQVKTESMDKMWGESNVSPDALKSGKGKFFDESNFGMFIHWGLFSNLGGVWNNKTYYGIGEWIMNPRMAGIPVEDYKQIANDFNPTGFDAKKIAQLAKDAGMKYIVITSKHHEGFAMFDSKVSDFNIVDATPFGRDPMHELADACHDIGLGFGFYYSHNQDWTAPGGKGGPKTDENGKEATFKDYFYNKCKPQVKEICTNYGDIDFVWFDTPGDMPKEYVVELAAMVRELQPKAMMCSRVGYGLGDYASVGDMEVPTKRIEGLWETCDTNNDSWSYAWYDNNFKSPKVILSRLLETVARGGSYLFNVGPNELGIVPEIGAEFLRETGKWLKRYPQVVYDAGYSPWDYKLPWGDVTTKGNNMYLAVSEWPNDGKLYLPGLKTKIKSAKILNPEGKDQKIEFNQGKDNWVTFNVPFKAPDHLISIIEVEVNIKKGEDIIAEDTALGIYPNTRTELITEFGTVSNAKQEDKKWMEKFGEWKHVNQVGNWAENGQVTWSIDVKEAGYYYLDLDYRGTDRLVWKTTTDEGIIVQNQQAATEKYVFYNMGILEFKTPGKHTITTTLVEGDRKTASLKSIALRPIND is encoded by the coding sequence ATGAATATATTTAATAAAAGTAATTTATCCCTTGTAGTCTTTTGTCTATTAATCGCTTTTTCTAGTAGAGCTCAAGTCAAAACAGAAAGTATGGATAAAATGTGGGGGGAATCTAATGTTTCACCGGACGCTTTAAAAAGCGGAAAAGGTAAATTCTTTGATGAAAGTAATTTCGGAATGTTCATTCATTGGGGTTTATTCTCAAATCTCGGAGGTGTTTGGAACAATAAAACGTATTATGGTATTGGCGAATGGATAATGAATCCAAGAATGGCTGGAATACCTGTTGAAGATTACAAGCAAATTGCAAATGACTTTAATCCAACTGGTTTTGATGCAAAAAAAATAGCACAATTAGCCAAAGATGCTGGAATGAAATACATTGTAATTACCAGTAAGCATCACGAAGGTTTTGCCATGTTCGACTCTAAAGTAAGCGATTTTAATATTGTAGATGCAACACCTTTTGGTAGAGACCCAATGCACGAATTGGCGGATGCATGCCATGATATAGGTTTAGGTTTCGGGTTTTATTACTCACATAACCAAGACTGGACTGCTCCTGGAGGTAAAGGAGGTCCTAAGACAGATGAAAATGGAAAAGAAGCTACTTTTAAAGATTACTTCTATAATAAATGCAAACCTCAGGTAAAAGAGATTTGTACAAATTATGGTGATATAGATTTTGTATGGTTTGATACACCTGGAGATATGCCAAAGGAATATGTAGTAGAATTAGCTGCTATGGTTAGAGAATTACAACCAAAAGCCATGATGTGTAGTCGCGTTGGCTATGGTTTAGGAGATTATGCCAGTGTTGGCGATATGGAAGTTCCAACAAAACGTATTGAAGGTTTATGGGAAACATGCGATACTAATAATGATTCATGGTCTTATGCTTGGTACGATAATAACTTTAAAAGTCCAAAAGTCATTTTAAGTAGATTATTGGAAACTGTAGCACGTGGTGGTTCTTATTTGTTTAATGTAGGTCCAAACGAATTAGGAATTGTTCCAGAAATTGGCGCTGAATTTTTAAGAGAAACAGGAAAATGGCTAAAAAGATATCCTCAAGTGGTTTATGATGCCGGCTATTCTCCATGGGATTATAAATTACCTTGGGGAGATGTAACTACAAAAGGTAATAACATGTATTTAGCGGTTTCAGAATGGCCTAATGATGGTAAATTGTATTTACCTGGTTTAAAAACTAAAATTAAATCGGCTAAAATTCTAAATCCTGAAGGAAAAGATCAAAAGATTGAATTCAATCAAGGAAAAGATAATTGGGTTACTTTTAATGTACCTTTTAAAGCTCCAGATCATTTAATTTCAATTATTGAAGTTGAAGTAAATATCAAAAAAGGAGAAGACATAATAGCCGAAGACACAGCTCTTGGAATCTACCCAAATACAAGAACAGAATTAATTACCGAGTTTGGAACTGTTAGCAATGCCAAACAAGAAGACAAAAAATGGATGGAGAAATTCGGTGAATGGAAACACGTCAATCAAGTTGGAAATTGGGCAGAAAACGGACAAGTAACTTGGAGCATCGACGTAAAAGAAGCTGGATATTACTATTTAGATTTAGATTACAGAGGTACTGATCGTTTGGTTTGGAAAACAACAACAGATGAAGGCATTATAGTACAAAACCAACAAGCCGCTACCGAAAAGTATGTGTTTTACAATATGGGTATTTTAGAATTTAAAACACCCGGAAAACACACCATAACAACAACTTTAGTAGAAGGAGACAGAAAAACTGCTAGTTTAAAATCAATAGCTTTAAGACCTATAAATGATTAA
- a CDS encoding RagB/SusD family nutrient uptake outer membrane protein: MKSIYKILLSISLASVVSCEGFLEENPPTFISTSNFYQDESQARSGLDAAYNSLDNHSSVTSAYGFSWPMLDLGTDDVSSKLNENNESPDFLSHNISSTLRFINLRQQYAIWWQGISRANYAMENIPNVPDMDDATKNSMVGEARALRALYYLHLVKTFGDVPLMLNYVSTEAQINVDRAPVDDVYDEIIIPDLKFAEEHCEDALHFGRVTKWTAKIILADVYLTRAGWRRTSQGEFVQGDPVNWALARDKALEIIENSPHSLNTVPEVDGLHVTPSYGVAWNNPFTSESMMEVATLAEDGLGSRLSKGCAASNSGVSYWGLFSAQPLLDEGNSSTVSQMRFPGRPGTAGNYIPTPNLYRAFEDGDIRGEWSLMTRYKTADGTEYVIAPVFRKYVDIDYYLGLPETSQFRTNSNFILYRYADALLIYAEAANEAEGSPSDLAYDAVNQIRRRAFEVTDDSRDFSGLSQEEFRTAVWLERRREFNGEVKRRFDLIRTNRLFTATDPSVPNQMDRFWSEEEDSATEYTNMHILYGSAPFPDREWLLPIPQVDITLTGWEQNEGY; the protein is encoded by the coding sequence ATGAAAAGTATATATAAAATTTTATTGTCGATTTCTTTAGCATCGGTAGTTTCTTGTGAAGGATTTTTAGAAGAAAATCCTCCAACATTTATTTCTACTTCTAACTTTTATCAAGATGAGAGCCAGGCTAGATCTGGATTAGATGCTGCCTACAACTCATTGGATAATCACAGTTCTGTAACATCTGCTTATGGGTTTTCATGGCCTATGTTAGATTTGGGGACAGATGATGTTTCTTCTAAGCTGAATGAAAATAATGAAAGTCCTGATTTTCTATCTCATAATATATCGTCTACCCTCCGTTTTATAAATTTAAGACAACAATATGCAATATGGTGGCAAGGAATTTCGAGAGCAAATTATGCAATGGAAAATATTCCTAACGTACCAGATATGGATGATGCGACTAAGAATAGTATGGTTGGTGAGGCTAGAGCATTAAGAGCGCTTTATTATTTGCATTTGGTTAAAACATTTGGAGATGTACCGTTAATGTTAAATTATGTATCTACGGAAGCTCAAATAAATGTAGATAGAGCACCGGTAGATGATGTGTACGATGAGATAATTATTCCAGATCTTAAGTTTGCAGAAGAACACTGTGAAGATGCACTTCATTTTGGAAGAGTTACTAAATGGACTGCAAAAATAATTTTGGCTGATGTGTATCTAACGAGAGCAGGTTGGAGAAGAACATCTCAAGGTGAATTTGTACAAGGAGATCCTGTTAATTGGGCATTAGCTCGAGATAAGGCATTAGAAATTATTGAGAATTCTCCTCATTCTTTAAATACAGTACCAGAGGTTGATGGACTTCATGTGACGCCATCTTATGGAGTAGCATGGAACAATCCTTTTACTAGTGAATCGATGATGGAAGTAGCAACTTTAGCTGAAGATGGTTTAGGATCTCGATTAAGTAAAGGATGTGCAGCCTCTAATAGTGGTGTTAGTTATTGGGGACTTTTTAGTGCTCAACCATTATTAGATGAAGGAAATTCGTCTACAGTTTCTCAAATGAGGTTTCCTGGTAGGCCAGGTACAGCTGGAAATTATATACCAACTCCAAATCTTTACAGAGCTTTTGAAGATGGAGATATTAGAGGAGAATGGAGTTTAATGACTAGGTATAAAACAGCTGATGGTACTGAGTATGTAATAGCACCAGTATTTAGAAAATATGTAGATATAGATTATTATTTAGGATTACCAGAGACATCGCAGTTTAGAACCAATTCTAACTTTATATTATATAGATATGCAGATGCACTTTTGATCTATGCAGAGGCAGCAAATGAAGCAGAAGGATCACCAAGTGATTTGGCATATGATGCAGTAAACCAGATAAGAAGAAGGGCTTTTGAAGTTACAGATGATTCTAGAGACTTTTCAGGTCTTTCACAAGAAGAATTTAGAACTGCAGTATGGCTAGAAAGAAGACGTGAGTTTAATGGAGAAGTTAAGAGACGTTTTGATTTAATTAGAACCAATCGTTTGTTTACTGCTACAGATCCTTCTGTACCTAATCAAATGGATAGATTTTGGAGTGAAGAGGAAGATTCTGCAACAGAATATACAAACATGCATATTTTATATGGTAGTGCGCCTTTTCCTGATAGAGAATGGTTATTGCCTATTCCTCAGGTTGATATAACTTTGACAGGTTGGGAACAAAACGAAGGTTATTAA
- a CDS encoding putative glycoside hydrolase produces MKRVTLKVFFNALILFICFQSTGQSNKAFPKFLWDKVPVAFHFGKQGALTNDEAKFIASHSNYVVLEKGHGLPDSKNTETGIEVDAKKLKELNSNMKVIFYWNAFLDISTYEAHHVYKSHPEWWLKTKEGELDLKNGKTKRYDLSNPEVRTWWVETAKNEISNGPTDGLFMDAFIQVGSPANIELWGQEKYDRIQEGLKKLIAETRAALGNNNLIVYNGIRSNPRRNVGNNFPDYTDAVMIEHFGIINSNSKESMLQDIQEMEKAGQTGKIVIFKGWPGYTWLDKDFMAKPLKEKQEISKKNITFPLASFLAGAQENSYLIYNWGYRFKHGATDWYPEFDKPLGKPLNNMKVNGWELTRDFEHASIWVDLENKIAKIDWK; encoded by the coding sequence ATGAAGCGCGTCACTTTAAAAGTTTTTTTTAATGCTTTAATCCTGTTTATCTGTTTTCAATCAACAGGACAATCAAATAAAGCTTTTCCCAAATTCCTTTGGGATAAAGTACCTGTGGCATTTCATTTTGGAAAACAGGGAGCTTTAACTAACGATGAAGCAAAATTTATTGCATCGCATTCAAATTATGTCGTTTTAGAAAAAGGACATGGTTTACCAGATTCTAAAAACACCGAAACTGGCATTGAAGTAGATGCAAAAAAATTAAAAGAATTGAATTCCAATATGAAAGTCATTTTCTATTGGAATGCTTTTCTAGATATCTCAACATACGAAGCACATCATGTATATAAAAGTCATCCAGAATGGTGGTTAAAAACAAAGGAGGGCGAACTTGATTTAAAAAACGGAAAAACAAAACGCTATGATTTGTCCAACCCAGAAGTTAGAACATGGTGGGTAGAAACAGCAAAAAACGAAATTTCAAACGGCCCAACCGATGGATTATTTATGGATGCTTTTATTCAAGTAGGAAGTCCAGCAAATATTGAACTATGGGGCCAAGAGAAATACGATAGGATTCAAGAAGGGTTAAAAAAATTAATAGCCGAGACCAGAGCTGCTCTTGGAAATAACAATCTAATAGTTTACAACGGTATTCGAAGTAACCCAAGAAGAAATGTTGGAAATAACTTTCCAGATTATACCGACGCCGTAATGATTGAACATTTCGGAATCATTAACAGTAACTCTAAAGAAAGCATGCTACAAGACATTCAAGAAATGGAGAAAGCCGGACAAACTGGTAAAATAGTAATTTTTAAAGGATGGCCTGGATATACTTGGCTAGACAAAGATTTTATGGCAAAACCCCTAAAAGAAAAACAAGAAATTTCTAAAAAAAATATAACGTTTCCTTTAGCTTCATTTTTAGCAGGCGCACAAGAAAACTCCTATCTCATATATAATTGGGGCTATCGCTTTAAACATGGTGCAACAGATTGGTATCCTGAATTTGATAAACCACTAGGCAAACCATTAAACAATATGAAAGTGAATGGTTGGGAGTTAACTCGCGATTTTGAACATGCCTCTATTTGGGTTGACTTAGAAAACAAAATTGCCAAAATCGATTGGAAATAA